One Nostoc sp. CENA543 genomic window, ACGTATGTCTTGCCACTACCATGCTACAGGACACCTCTAAAACTATTGCTGTGTATGGTTTTGATATATGTGCCGTCCTGTGTCCTGTCACTTTTTTTAATTTTAGTATATAGAACAGTAACAGTAGTATGTATATAAAGCTGAAATTTTGACAGGACAGACAAGACAGCAGGCGCAAACGCTTAACTGGTAAGGGTTAGAGGGTGTCCTGTCACTCACAAAACCTACAGGACACAACAAGACACAGGACAGGACACAACATCATCTACGTATGTGGTTGGTCTGGTTGTCTGATGCGTTCATACTCACTGTTTTCTTTGTAATGGTCTGTATGCTGGTAGTAGCGTAGTGACTCTGTGGCGTGTTGTAGAGCATAGATGACCGCTAGGTATTCAACACTGTCAGGGTCGAGTGTAGACTTGTAATACATTAGCCGGTCTATGTAGTATCCTATGTGTAGGTGAAGCATAAGTAATTTTTGTGTTAGTCATCATAACGTAGAGAATACAACGCAATTGCATTCAGGTAGTCTTTGTATGCGTTCGCGTATTCTAAACCTGCCTTACCCATTAAACTATAAGCTTCACGTTTACCATCACTATGTTCCACTAAAATTACACCAATTGATGGTAAATGCCGTATTACTTTTGGTAGTGGTTTACTCATGAGGTTTATCAGCTTTTAATATTCCTATACCTGAGACGTTCATAGTCAGTACACTCAGTGTGATGTCGTGTTAGGGTGTAAACAGTCATACTGCGTTTGGCATGACGAATAGCACCGCGTACTATTAACCACTCCTGTGACTCTGGTTCGAGTGTTGCCTTGTATTGTTCCAATGAGTCAACGAGTTGCTTGTATTGGTCAACAATGCTCATAATGTGTTGTTGAGTATTTATAACAACACTACTTTATAACCAACCCAACAAACAACAACGACGCTGAGGTAAATACCATGCCCCTCAACGTCGTCGCTGGTGTGTATATAATGTATCGTGGTGTGCGTCCAAGACTATAGGGACGTTTTGTTATGCTTGTATAACAGTATAACAACTATAGTTTAATAATGCAACTCTATGTGACACCTTACCCACTGTCACACTAAGCTATACCGACCATATACCAACCATAGTTAGCTGTTGGTTGGTAAACCAGTCACAATACTTGCTGCGTCTAATTCTGTCTGACCTTGTGGTGTTGCTCAATTGGTAGTAGTGATAGGTAACACCGTGGTTATATAACCCTTGTGTTTACGTTGACCGTCGCCTGTAACCGTTGGTATAACGCTAACAAACTCAACACCTGAAACCCTCTCTGTGTCTAGTGTTTACTGTGGAATTTGTTGTGCGTTCTTTCGATGAGTTTCATATAAAAATACGCGCCGTATTCCCCCTCTAACCCACCACCACGCACCATGAGCAAGCAACAGAGAGGTATCTGTAGTGATGCACAGTAGGTAGGGTTAACTGATAGTAGCTGGGTGTTTACCATGTCTAAATAATTTGCTGTAATAGTTGCATCGAAGGGCAGAGACAACCACGCCACAACATACTGCCTCACAGGAATTGCAACTATGACTACTATCAAAGACCTCAAGACACAAGCTTCAGACCTCGGTTTATCCAACGAATACGTCAAGAATTTTGGTAAGCTATCCGCCAAGGCAACGTGGCAGTTAGCTATTGACTCTCATCTGGCAACCACATCATCACAGCCAGTAGTCGATGAGCCACCTAGCGTTGAACCTAACCAACCATCACCAGCATTAACCACACCACAACCAACGTCACACCAAACAAGCGAACACGCCCAACCTATGCTGTTGTTCCTGGTTTTGGTAGTAGTGATAACGACGCAGTTGATAACGACCGTCTTACCTATAGTCACCTACCTATACACGTCAGCAACCAACCACGTTAAACACCAGCGTGAGATACGCCGTAGACGTTCGCAGTGGTACGCGGAATTACGTCAACTCATGACCACATAAAGCTAGCCCACAACTATTAGGGTAGCGAATAGGTATCAAGACGTGATGACAACATCGATACCCTACCCAATAACCACTGACGGTAGCCAACCATCATTACGGGTTGGCTCTCTACAACAGCCTACACATCACAAAACAGTAGTTTCGAGACAGGTACACAAAGTCATGACAACCACCCTCGCAGTCTATGAACCACAAGTAGTTATACCTACTAACCTGATACCCTTCCCTTCTACAGAACCAACGACAACCGAACGCGTCATTGAGTTGTGGTTAGTCGGGTTAAGTAATACCACGCGTGAACAATACAGCCGCGACATCCGACAGTTTCGAGCGTTCGCCAAGCTAACCGACTTTCGTAGCATCTCACCATTAACCTTCATTGCCTACGCTCAACACCTTGAGCAGACTTACGCTGTCGCTACTATTCGCCGTAAGCTGGCATCGCTCTCTAGCTTCTGTGCGTTTGCTGTCCGTCTGGGTTTCCTGACTGCTAACCCTATGGCGGCTGTCCGTAAACCGAAAGCATCGACCACGTTAGCGGGTAAGACACTAACCCAGCAACAAGTGTTCAGGATGTTGGACAGAACAGACGACCATCGAAACAGGTGTTTGCTTAAGGTGTTGTACAGTCTAGGTTTACGCGTCAGTGAGGCTATCGGTTTACGTTGGTCTGACTTCACTGAGGTTAACCCTACTAAGACAACGGTCAGCGTGTTAGGCAAAGGTAGTAAGTATAGAACGCTGGTTGTACCTCAGTCAGTCTGGTCTGAGTTGTTGGAGTTGCGAACAACTCAACAATATAACGGGGTTAATGACTACGTGTTTCAGTCGTACAGCAACCGTTACCGAAAGCAGTCAGGTAAACAGCTAGACCGTTGTAACGCATCAAAGATAGTGAAAGCCTGTGCTGTTGCTGTTGGTTTACCTGAGTCAGTCTCGGCTCACTTTCTACGTCATGCCTGTGCATCCCATAGCCTAGCCAATGGTGCATCTATTCAACTGGTTAAAGAAACGCTAGGTCATGCCAACATCTCAACAACTAACTGGTATCTAGAGGCTAACCCAGATGACTGCGCCTCACTGTACCTCAACGTTTAAGTATCATCATCTTTGGTGTTTATATCATCCATCGTGACTTGTGTTGTCGCATTACGTTCTAGCCATTCACTACATATCATCTCTAGTAGTTGAGCCATCGTTAGCCGTCGGTTCATTGCCTCAACTCTAAGTCTGATACGTAATGACTCTGGAAAATGTCTCACTACTAATTGTTCGGGTTTGTTAGCCACGTTCACCTGTTATACAGTTATATAAGTTATACTGTTATACAAAGGCATTAGATATGCCTCATTAACCTAGCCTAACAGTATAGATATGCCATCAGAAACCGATAGCAGTAGCGTTGTTAAGTCTCAGCAAAGTAAGACACAGGCTAAACGTCGTCATCGTCAACTAGTTGCACCACCGTCAAGTAACGGTGACGGACGCAAGACAGTTAACCTGAGTGTTTCAGTATCTCCCAACACTCAGACCGTTACATCCATGCCTCTCTATTCAGTGTTCGCAACATCTCCAATTGCTGATGAATTGTTCATGAAAGTCAGTAAGTCAGTATGTATCAGCCTGACCACTAGACAAGCCTATAACACTAACATCAACGGTTATCTGTGCAGCTTATGAATAACCCTAATAACACTCCTAATACTGTCGTCTACCGTGATGACATGATGATAGATGACCAGACTGTGACACTGACTGATACAAAGACAGATGTATCAGGTGATACTACAACCATCATCTATCAAGCCCCAACTACCGACTATGCAAACTACCTAGATAAACAGGTTGGTAAGCAATGAAAAGTGATGGAAATACCCTACTAGTTTTGATAGCTGTTGGTGTTGTTGGTTGGTTGTACCTGAGTGACCAGCGTTTAGAATGCCAACGTGTTGAGGCGGAATACAAAGCCTATCAGAACGCTATCAAGGATGCACGACCATGACAGACAAGCCCGAAATTGTTATTGACTTACCAACTGAAACTTATCAGCGACCAGTTGAACCGAAAGTCAGTGATAAACGGTGGTTATCTTTGTTGTTCAACTCTCTAATTACCTGCTATTCAACGGCTCTCTGTGTACAGGTGTTGACGTTCATACCGCTAACACTTCCAGCATTGACTCAACTACCCAAGATAGCAGCCGTCATCATCATGGGCGTTGGTGCATGGTTGGCTTATCGCCGTCAACTCCCAGCGTTAACACTTTCCTTTGCTATCGGTTTACTCGTTGGTTTATGACACAACCACAATACCCAACCTCTCACATACGTTTACTACACCGACTGTTGTTAACCACGGGTTTCTGTGCCACGTTAACGGCAGTCGTTTCTCTAGTTGGTGTGCCTCACGCTCTCACACAACAACGTGGTCTAAGTAAGGCTGTGTTATTAGCTTCTGGGTTATGTATCACAGTAGCGAGTAAGCGTCTAACATCGACATGGTTAGAGTTGGCTGACGTAACGGCTGACCTAGACCTACTTGACAGACGGGAGAACATAGCATGGTATCAGCGTGTTATCAGTGAGGTTAAAAACGTCACGGTCAAGTATAGCCAGCGTTGGCTAGATGACAACATCATTACTGACCCTGTGACTTATTGGCTTAACACGGGCAAGAATGGTTTACCGTTGAAACACCTGCTCATCGTTGGTGGAACAGGTGATGGTAAGTCAACACTCATTCAGGCGTTCGCATCACGGCTGATAGGTTGGCAGTTTCAAGTCTATGATGTTGACGGTACAGTTGATGACTGGCTGTTTGTTGAACAACAGCAAC contains:
- a CDS encoding tyrosine-type recombinase/integrase is translated as MTTSIPYPITTDGSQPSLRVGSLQQPTHHKTVVSRQVHKVMTTTLAVYEPQVVIPTNLIPFPSTEPTTTERVIELWLVGLSNTTREQYSRDIRQFRAFAKLTDFRSISPLTFIAYAQHLEQTYAVATIRRKLASLSSFCAFAVRLGFLTANPMAAVRKPKASTTLAGKTLTQQQVFRMLDRTDDHRNRCLLKVLYSLGLRVSEAIGLRWSDFTEVNPTKTTVSVLGKGSKYRTLVVPQSVWSELLELRTTQQYNGVNDYVFQSYSNRYRKQSGKQLDRCNASKIVKACAVAVGLPESVSAHFLRHACASHSLANGASIQLVKETLGHANISTTNWYLEANPDDCASLYLNV